A single Cucumis melo cultivar AY chromosome 4, USDA_Cmelo_AY_1.0, whole genome shotgun sequence DNA region contains:
- the LOC103486712 gene encoding ABC transporter G family member 22 isoform X3, with protein MFKDVTYKVIIKGLRTNVEKEILYGITGQVNPGEVLALMGPSGSGKTTLLNLLGGRLIRSTAGGSITYNDQSYNKFLKSRIGFVMQEDVLFPHLTVKETLRYAALLRLPNTLTKEQKEKRAIDVIYELGLERCQDTMIGGSFVRGVSGGERRRVSIGNEIIINPSLLFLDEPTSGLDSTTALRIVQILHEIAEAGKTVVTTIHQPSSRLFHKFDKLILLGKGSLIYYGKAAEAMNYFASIGCSPLIAMNPAEFLLDLANGNLSDVSVPSELEDKVQMENSEADSRQDRPSPTLVQEYLVEAYETRVAEKEKRKMLTPLTLDEEMKSKVSSSRRQWGASWWEQYSILFRRGIKERRHEYFSWLRITQVLATAIILGLLWWQSESRSPKGLQDQAGLLFFIAVFWGFFPVFTAIFTFPQERAMLSKERAADMYRLSAYFLARTTSDLPLDLLLPILFLLVVYFMAGLRLSAAPFFLTMVTIFLSIVAAQGLGLAIGATLMDVKKATTLASVTVMTFMLAGGFFVQKVPVFVAWIRYLSFNYHTYKLLLKVQYNNIIPAVNGMKMDNGVVEVTALIAMVFGYRLLAYISLRRMRLHSGS; from the exons ATG TTCAAGGATGTTACTTATAAAGTAATCATAAAAGGATTGCGAACAAATGTGGAGAAGGAGATCCTATATGGGATTACCGGTCAGGTAAACCCAGGTGAAGTTCTGGCCTTAATGGGACCTTCAGGAAGTGGCAAGACAACGTTACTCAATCTGCTTGGAGGGCGGCTCATACGGTCTACAGCTGGTGGTTCCATTACTTACAATGATCAATCATACAATAAGTTCCTGAAAAGCAG GATAGGATTCGTGATGCAGGAGGATGTTCTATTTCCCCACCTGACAGTGAAAGAAACATTGAGATATGCAGCTTTGCTTCGATTGCCAAATACATTAACGAAAGAGCAAAAGGAAAAGCGTGCTATTGATGTCATCTACGAGCTGGGACTTGAAAG GTGCCAGGATACGATGATTGGTGGCTCCTTTGTCCGTGGGGTTTCAGGTGGAGAAAGACGTAGGGTCTCTATAGGCAATGAGATAATAATCAATCCCTCTCTATTGTTTCTTGATGAACCTACTTCGGGCCTGGATTCTACAACTGCATTGAGAATTGTTCAGATTTTACATGAGATAGCTGAA GCTGGGAAGACCGTGGTGACAACGATTCATCAGCCATCAAGCAGGCTATTTCACAAATTTGACAAGCTAATTCTTCTTGGGAAGGGAAGCTTGATCTATTATGGCAAAGCAGCGGAAGCAATGAACTATTTCGCATCTATAGGATGTTCTCCACTTATTGCAATGAACCCAGCAGAGTTCTTGCTTGACCTTGCAAATGGCAACCTGAGTGATGTGTCTGTTCCATCAGAGCTAGAGGATAAGGTGCAAATGGAGAATTCCGAGGCTGACAGTAGGCAGGATAGACCTTCTCCAACTCTTGTGCAGGAG TATCTGGTGGAGGCTTACGAGACGAGAGTTGCAGAGAAGGAAAAGAGGAAAATGCTGACACCTCTGACGCTAGACGAAGAGATGAAATCGAAGGTATCGAGTTCGAGAAGGCAATGGGGAGCGAGTTGGTGGGAACAATATTCGATACTGTTCCGAAGAGGAATCAAAGAAAGACGCCATGAGTACTTCAGCTGGTTGAGAATCACTCAAGTTCTTGCCACCGCCATAATTCTAGGGTTACTCTGGTGGCAATCCGAAAGTAGAAGTCCAAAAGGCTTGCAAGATCAG GCTGGGCTATTGTTCTTCATAGCAGTATTCTGGGGGTTCTTCCCAGTATTCACAGCAATATTCACATTCCCACAAGAGAGAGCAATGTTAAGCAAAGAAAGAGCAGCTGATATGTATAGATTGAGTGCTTATTTTTTGGCAAGAACCACCAGTGATCTTCCTCTTGATCTCTTGTTGCCTATCCTTTTCCTTCTTGTTGTTTACTTCATGGCTGGCTTAAGGCTTAGCGCTGCTCCCTTTTTCCTCACCATGGTCACCATCTTCCTCTCCATTGTGGCTGCTCAG GGCCTTGGCTTGGCGATTGGAGCTACGCTCATGGATGTCAAGAAGGCCACGACTTTGGCTTCTGTCACCGTCATGACCTTCATGCTCGCTGGTGGATTCTTCGTACAG AAAGTTCCAGTGTTCGTAGCTTGGATCCGCTATTTGTCTTTCAACTATCACACATACAAGCTCCTTCTAAAGGTGCAGTACAACAACATCATACCCGCTGTAAACGGTATGAAAATGGACAACGGGGTAGTTGAAGTTACTGCACTAATAGCCATGGTTTTCGGGTATCGTCTCTTGGCTTACATTTCACTGAGGAGGATGAGGCTTCACTCAGGGAGTTGA
- the LOC103486712 gene encoding ABC transporter G family member 22 isoform X1, which produces MEKTSSLGLARTKSDQLLEKVAAAFKSPMSSTEANGVVGESGSTTLSRKSSKQTLTAPSPGRGSGSGGGRNTHIRKSRSAQLKLDLDDLGSGAALSRASSASLGLSFSFTGFTLPPDEIGDFKPFSDEDIPAEDAEAGTCKTRFQTEPTMPIHLKFKDVTYKVIIKGLRTNVEKEILYGITGQVNPGEVLALMGPSGSGKTTLLNLLGGRLIRSTAGGSITYNDQSYNKFLKSRIGFVMQEDVLFPHLTVKETLRYAALLRLPNTLTKEQKEKRAIDVIYELGLERCQDTMIGGSFVRGVSGGERRRVSIGNEIIINPSLLFLDEPTSGLDSTTALRIVQILHEIAEAGKTVVTTIHQPSSRLFHKFDKLILLGKGSLIYYGKAAEAMNYFASIGCSPLIAMNPAEFLLDLANGNLSDVSVPSELEDKVQMENSEADSRQDRPSPTLVQEYLVEAYETRVAEKEKRKMLTPLTLDEEMKSKVSSSRRQWGASWWEQYSILFRRGIKERRHEYFSWLRITQVLATAIILGLLWWQSESRSPKGLQDQAGLLFFIAVFWGFFPVFTAIFTFPQERAMLSKERAADMYRLSAYFLARTTSDLPLDLLLPILFLLVVYFMAGLRLSAAPFFLTMVTIFLSIVAAQGLGLAIGATLMDVKKATTLASVTVMTFMLAGGFFVQKVPVFVAWIRYLSFNYHTYKLLLKVQYNNIIPAVNGMKMDNGVVEVTALIAMVFGYRLLAYISLRRMRLHSGS; this is translated from the exons ATGGAGAAGACAAGCTCATTGGGTCTAGCGAGGACGAAATCTGATCAATTGTTGGAGAAGGTGGCAGCGGCATTCAAGTCACCGATGTCGAGCACCGAGGCGAATGGGGTGGTGGGAGAGAGTGGCAGCACAACTCTGTCGAGGAAGTCCAGCAAGCAGACGTTGACAGCTCCTTCACCGGGGCGTGGCAGTGGTAGCGGCGGTGGTCGAAACACACATATCAGGAAGTCTAGGAGTGCACAGCTGAAGCTGGATTTGGATGATTTGGGGAGTGGTGCAGCTCTTAGTAGAGCTTCAAGTGCGAGCTTGGGATTGTCATTCTCCTTCACAGGCTTCACTTTGCCACCTGATGAAATTGGAGATTTCAAGCCATTCAGTGATGAAGATATAC CAGCAGAGGATGCCGAAGCAGGAACATGCAAGACCAGATTTCAAACAGAACCAACCATGCCCATTCACCTCAAG TTCAAGGATGTTACTTATAAAGTAATCATAAAAGGATTGCGAACAAATGTGGAGAAGGAGATCCTATATGGGATTACCGGTCAGGTAAACCCAGGTGAAGTTCTGGCCTTAATGGGACCTTCAGGAAGTGGCAAGACAACGTTACTCAATCTGCTTGGAGGGCGGCTCATACGGTCTACAGCTGGTGGTTCCATTACTTACAATGATCAATCATACAATAAGTTCCTGAAAAGCAG GATAGGATTCGTGATGCAGGAGGATGTTCTATTTCCCCACCTGACAGTGAAAGAAACATTGAGATATGCAGCTTTGCTTCGATTGCCAAATACATTAACGAAAGAGCAAAAGGAAAAGCGTGCTATTGATGTCATCTACGAGCTGGGACTTGAAAG GTGCCAGGATACGATGATTGGTGGCTCCTTTGTCCGTGGGGTTTCAGGTGGAGAAAGACGTAGGGTCTCTATAGGCAATGAGATAATAATCAATCCCTCTCTATTGTTTCTTGATGAACCTACTTCGGGCCTGGATTCTACAACTGCATTGAGAATTGTTCAGATTTTACATGAGATAGCTGAA GCTGGGAAGACCGTGGTGACAACGATTCATCAGCCATCAAGCAGGCTATTTCACAAATTTGACAAGCTAATTCTTCTTGGGAAGGGAAGCTTGATCTATTATGGCAAAGCAGCGGAAGCAATGAACTATTTCGCATCTATAGGATGTTCTCCACTTATTGCAATGAACCCAGCAGAGTTCTTGCTTGACCTTGCAAATGGCAACCTGAGTGATGTGTCTGTTCCATCAGAGCTAGAGGATAAGGTGCAAATGGAGAATTCCGAGGCTGACAGTAGGCAGGATAGACCTTCTCCAACTCTTGTGCAGGAG TATCTGGTGGAGGCTTACGAGACGAGAGTTGCAGAGAAGGAAAAGAGGAAAATGCTGACACCTCTGACGCTAGACGAAGAGATGAAATCGAAGGTATCGAGTTCGAGAAGGCAATGGGGAGCGAGTTGGTGGGAACAATATTCGATACTGTTCCGAAGAGGAATCAAAGAAAGACGCCATGAGTACTTCAGCTGGTTGAGAATCACTCAAGTTCTTGCCACCGCCATAATTCTAGGGTTACTCTGGTGGCAATCCGAAAGTAGAAGTCCAAAAGGCTTGCAAGATCAG GCTGGGCTATTGTTCTTCATAGCAGTATTCTGGGGGTTCTTCCCAGTATTCACAGCAATATTCACATTCCCACAAGAGAGAGCAATGTTAAGCAAAGAAAGAGCAGCTGATATGTATAGATTGAGTGCTTATTTTTTGGCAAGAACCACCAGTGATCTTCCTCTTGATCTCTTGTTGCCTATCCTTTTCCTTCTTGTTGTTTACTTCATGGCTGGCTTAAGGCTTAGCGCTGCTCCCTTTTTCCTCACCATGGTCACCATCTTCCTCTCCATTGTGGCTGCTCAG GGCCTTGGCTTGGCGATTGGAGCTACGCTCATGGATGTCAAGAAGGCCACGACTTTGGCTTCTGTCACCGTCATGACCTTCATGCTCGCTGGTGGATTCTTCGTACAG AAAGTTCCAGTGTTCGTAGCTTGGATCCGCTATTTGTCTTTCAACTATCACACATACAAGCTCCTTCTAAAGGTGCAGTACAACAACATCATACCCGCTGTAAACGGTATGAAAATGGACAACGGGGTAGTTGAAGTTACTGCACTAATAGCCATGGTTTTCGGGTATCGTCTCTTGGCTTACATTTCACTGAGGAGGATGAGGCTTCACTCAGGGAGTTGA
- the LOC103486712 gene encoding ABC transporter G family member 22 isoform X2 encodes MEKTSSLGLARTKSDQLLEKVAAAFKSPMSSTEANGVVGESGSTTLSRKSSKQTLTAPSPGRGSGSGGGRNTHIRKSRSAQLKLDLDDLGSGAALSRASSASLGLSFSFTGFTLPPDEIGDFKPFSDEDIPEDAEAGTCKTRFQTEPTMPIHLKFKDVTYKVIIKGLRTNVEKEILYGITGQVNPGEVLALMGPSGSGKTTLLNLLGGRLIRSTAGGSITYNDQSYNKFLKSRIGFVMQEDVLFPHLTVKETLRYAALLRLPNTLTKEQKEKRAIDVIYELGLERCQDTMIGGSFVRGVSGGERRRVSIGNEIIINPSLLFLDEPTSGLDSTTALRIVQILHEIAEAGKTVVTTIHQPSSRLFHKFDKLILLGKGSLIYYGKAAEAMNYFASIGCSPLIAMNPAEFLLDLANGNLSDVSVPSELEDKVQMENSEADSRQDRPSPTLVQEYLVEAYETRVAEKEKRKMLTPLTLDEEMKSKVSSSRRQWGASWWEQYSILFRRGIKERRHEYFSWLRITQVLATAIILGLLWWQSESRSPKGLQDQAGLLFFIAVFWGFFPVFTAIFTFPQERAMLSKERAADMYRLSAYFLARTTSDLPLDLLLPILFLLVVYFMAGLRLSAAPFFLTMVTIFLSIVAAQGLGLAIGATLMDVKKATTLASVTVMTFMLAGGFFVQKVPVFVAWIRYLSFNYHTYKLLLKVQYNNIIPAVNGMKMDNGVVEVTALIAMVFGYRLLAYISLRRMRLHSGS; translated from the exons ATGGAGAAGACAAGCTCATTGGGTCTAGCGAGGACGAAATCTGATCAATTGTTGGAGAAGGTGGCAGCGGCATTCAAGTCACCGATGTCGAGCACCGAGGCGAATGGGGTGGTGGGAGAGAGTGGCAGCACAACTCTGTCGAGGAAGTCCAGCAAGCAGACGTTGACAGCTCCTTCACCGGGGCGTGGCAGTGGTAGCGGCGGTGGTCGAAACACACATATCAGGAAGTCTAGGAGTGCACAGCTGAAGCTGGATTTGGATGATTTGGGGAGTGGTGCAGCTCTTAGTAGAGCTTCAAGTGCGAGCTTGGGATTGTCATTCTCCTTCACAGGCTTCACTTTGCCACCTGATGAAATTGGAGATTTCAAGCCATTCAGTGATGAAGATATAC CAGAGGATGCCGAAGCAGGAACATGCAAGACCAGATTTCAAACAGAACCAACCATGCCCATTCACCTCAAG TTCAAGGATGTTACTTATAAAGTAATCATAAAAGGATTGCGAACAAATGTGGAGAAGGAGATCCTATATGGGATTACCGGTCAGGTAAACCCAGGTGAAGTTCTGGCCTTAATGGGACCTTCAGGAAGTGGCAAGACAACGTTACTCAATCTGCTTGGAGGGCGGCTCATACGGTCTACAGCTGGTGGTTCCATTACTTACAATGATCAATCATACAATAAGTTCCTGAAAAGCAG GATAGGATTCGTGATGCAGGAGGATGTTCTATTTCCCCACCTGACAGTGAAAGAAACATTGAGATATGCAGCTTTGCTTCGATTGCCAAATACATTAACGAAAGAGCAAAAGGAAAAGCGTGCTATTGATGTCATCTACGAGCTGGGACTTGAAAG GTGCCAGGATACGATGATTGGTGGCTCCTTTGTCCGTGGGGTTTCAGGTGGAGAAAGACGTAGGGTCTCTATAGGCAATGAGATAATAATCAATCCCTCTCTATTGTTTCTTGATGAACCTACTTCGGGCCTGGATTCTACAACTGCATTGAGAATTGTTCAGATTTTACATGAGATAGCTGAA GCTGGGAAGACCGTGGTGACAACGATTCATCAGCCATCAAGCAGGCTATTTCACAAATTTGACAAGCTAATTCTTCTTGGGAAGGGAAGCTTGATCTATTATGGCAAAGCAGCGGAAGCAATGAACTATTTCGCATCTATAGGATGTTCTCCACTTATTGCAATGAACCCAGCAGAGTTCTTGCTTGACCTTGCAAATGGCAACCTGAGTGATGTGTCTGTTCCATCAGAGCTAGAGGATAAGGTGCAAATGGAGAATTCCGAGGCTGACAGTAGGCAGGATAGACCTTCTCCAACTCTTGTGCAGGAG TATCTGGTGGAGGCTTACGAGACGAGAGTTGCAGAGAAGGAAAAGAGGAAAATGCTGACACCTCTGACGCTAGACGAAGAGATGAAATCGAAGGTATCGAGTTCGAGAAGGCAATGGGGAGCGAGTTGGTGGGAACAATATTCGATACTGTTCCGAAGAGGAATCAAAGAAAGACGCCATGAGTACTTCAGCTGGTTGAGAATCACTCAAGTTCTTGCCACCGCCATAATTCTAGGGTTACTCTGGTGGCAATCCGAAAGTAGAAGTCCAAAAGGCTTGCAAGATCAG GCTGGGCTATTGTTCTTCATAGCAGTATTCTGGGGGTTCTTCCCAGTATTCACAGCAATATTCACATTCCCACAAGAGAGAGCAATGTTAAGCAAAGAAAGAGCAGCTGATATGTATAGATTGAGTGCTTATTTTTTGGCAAGAACCACCAGTGATCTTCCTCTTGATCTCTTGTTGCCTATCCTTTTCCTTCTTGTTGTTTACTTCATGGCTGGCTTAAGGCTTAGCGCTGCTCCCTTTTTCCTCACCATGGTCACCATCTTCCTCTCCATTGTGGCTGCTCAG GGCCTTGGCTTGGCGATTGGAGCTACGCTCATGGATGTCAAGAAGGCCACGACTTTGGCTTCTGTCACCGTCATGACCTTCATGCTCGCTGGTGGATTCTTCGTACAG AAAGTTCCAGTGTTCGTAGCTTGGATCCGCTATTTGTCTTTCAACTATCACACATACAAGCTCCTTCTAAAGGTGCAGTACAACAACATCATACCCGCTGTAAACGGTATGAAAATGGACAACGGGGTAGTTGAAGTTACTGCACTAATAGCCATGGTTTTCGGGTATCGTCTCTTGGCTTACATTTCACTGAGGAGGATGAGGCTTCACTCAGGGAGTTGA